A window of Formosa sp. Hel1_31_208 contains these coding sequences:
- a CDS encoding 16S rRNA (uracil(1498)-N(3))-methyltransferase: MQLFYNQDLTSEDSEIRFTKEESRHIVKVLRKSVGDILHITNGKGELFSAEITLADIKNCSAVIKTSEFQEQKKYHLHLAVAPTKMNDRYEWFLEKATEIGIDEITPVFCDNSERRTIKAERYEKILQSAMKQSLNTFLPKLNEAVPFKAFVEQEFHGQTFIAHCEDMDRSSLKSLLKPKESVTILIGPEGDFSTQEISLALQHQFKPVTLGDTRLRTETAAIVACHSVAYTNNV, translated from the coding sequence ATGCAACTTTTCTATAATCAAGATTTAACATCTGAAGATTCTGAAATCCGATTTACTAAAGAGGAAAGTCGTCATATTGTCAAAGTCTTACGTAAATCTGTTGGAGATATCTTACACATTACAAATGGTAAGGGTGAACTGTTTTCTGCAGAAATAACTTTGGCTGATATAAAAAATTGTAGTGCTGTTATTAAAACTTCAGAATTTCAGGAACAAAAGAAATACCACCTTCATCTTGCTGTAGCGCCTACAAAAATGAACGATCGTTATGAATGGTTTCTTGAGAAGGCTACTGAAATCGGTATTGATGAAATTACACCAGTATTTTGTGACAACAGCGAACGCCGCACTATTAAGGCAGAACGCTATGAGAAAATATTGCAGTCAGCAATGAAACAGTCTCTTAATACGTTTTTACCGAAACTTAATGAAGCCGTGCCATTTAAAGCGTTCGTTGAACAAGAATTTCACGGACAAACATTTATTGCACATTGTGAGGATATGGATAGATCATCACTAAAAAGCCTACTCAAACCTAAAGAATCTGTGACCATTCTCATTGGTCCAGAAGGTGACTTTAGCACGCAAGAAATTAGTCTCGCATTACAACATCAATTTAAACCTGTGACACTTGGTGATACACGGCTCCGTACAGAAACAGCTGCGATTGTTGCTTGTCATTCAGTGGCATATACAAACAATGTATAA
- a CDS encoding peptidylprolyl isomerase, whose product MAGLFDGRFRGLILMHILKQPITMLKYLFATTIFFCVSFGYAQKDFEKSLDSIQTLDDVTIYLKKNKTVKGKVIVFNREKHNTRMAETIFKMGVGSKRYFEDSPQKTYYKVIEKYQIPYYRASVVFLDGNKKSIEDINTIRQTVIARYNEGYMFADLAKQYSMDISAKQGGDTGWFTEGDLHPEFEKAIIEGNYNPDDIFTIDIPEIKAYYVILMTYERRLIEEVKVLKVTEPIN is encoded by the coding sequence ATGGCGGGACTGTTTGATGGACGTTTCAGAGGTTTAATTTTGATGCACATATTAAAACAACCTATCACTATGCTAAAATATTTATTTGCGACTACAATATTCTTTTGTGTTTCCTTTGGATATGCTCAAAAGGATTTTGAAAAATCTTTAGATTCTATCCAAACACTTGATGATGTCACTATTTATTTAAAAAAGAATAAAACTGTTAAAGGTAAAGTGATTGTATTTAATAGAGAGAAACACAATACTCGAATGGCTGAAACTATTTTTAAGATGGGTGTTGGCTCAAAACGGTATTTTGAAGATAGTCCTCAAAAAACCTATTATAAGGTTATTGAAAAATATCAAATTCCATACTACAGAGCTAGTGTGGTATTTCTAGATGGAAATAAAAAATCTATAGAAGATATCAACACGATTAGACAAACGGTAATTGCGAGATATAATGAAGGCTATATGTTTGCAGATTTAGCCAAACAGTATTCTATGGATATATCTGCAAAACAAGGAGGTGATACAGGCTGGTTTACTGAAGGGGACTTGCATCCAGAATTCGAAAAGGCAATCATAGAAGGCAATTACAACCCAGATGATATCTTTACCATTGATATTCCAGAAATTAAGGCGTATTACGTTATACTTATGACCTACGAAAGACGACTCATTGAAGAGGTTAAAGTTTTAAAAGTGACAGAACCTATTAACTAA
- a CDS encoding Rid family detoxifying hydrolase has product MKTIINTPNAPAPIGPYNQAILSGNTLYTSGQIAIDVTSGELVLDSITAETKQVMENLKAVIEAAGMTFEHVIKTSIFISDMHNFSQINEVYADYFNAETAPARETVEVANLPKFVNVEISMIAVK; this is encoded by the coding sequence ATGAAAACCATCATCAATACTCCTAATGCTCCGGCTCCTATTGGTCCATATAACCAAGCCATTTTATCGGGTAATACATTATATACATCAGGACAAATCGCTATCGATGTGACTTCAGGCGAATTGGTTTTAGATTCTATCACTGCAGAAACCAAACAGGTTATGGAAAACCTAAAAGCCGTTATTGAAGCTGCAGGCATGACCTTCGAACATGTGATTAAAACCTCTATTTTTATAAGTGACATGCATAATTTTTCTCAAATCAACGAGGTCTATGCAGACTATTTTAATGCCGAAACTGCTCCTGCTAGAGAAACCGTTGAAGTGGCTAATTTACCCAAGTTTGTCAATGTAGAGATTAGCATGATTGCTGTTAAATAA
- a CDS encoding putative LPS assembly protein LptD, with amino-acid sequence MAIQKPSHTLAKIHLKALHTKSLHILFSLSFTMFINMFCFAQELPKPKKPIKPETVTDSTVINVDSLLTKPQNIKEVDSIKNDTLPKKKETLAGIVNYKAKDYVRLNQRKNRTTLYNEAAVDYTDMNIKAGVIVIDHGKNLVYAGRLKDSLGIYSQAPVFTQGPSVIEPDSIIFNTVTKKALVFNSKTEQSGGTIIAETTKMENDSTLFIKNGRFTTSENLDDPEYYFLMRTAKVVPGVKVVTGLTNLFIYDVPTPIGLPFAYFPMTKKQTSGVIMPTPGQDLGNDRGYFLQNGGYYFAISDYLDLAVLGDYYTNGSYGLRLESNYAMRYRFRGNVSFRYENLINSERGFPDFRKSTIYNIRWSHSQDGKSNPNSRFSASVNLGSSRFFQQSINQLNLSNTQNNTLASSVSYSKTFQGEPQVNMNVTATHSQNTNTEQINMTLPTFQGSVGRMFPFAPKSGTKKGIIQNINFQYNVRAENRIQTTDSLFFKSEMFDDAKLGAVHSIPVSTNFKVFNYFSMSANASFEENWTFNTIRRFYDETNEEIVTQDLKQFDRFFTYNFSTSIGTTVYGMFDFEKEGKDPKIKKIRHVMRPSISYNINPAFDEYYDTFEIVDADGTTADEVRREQYTRFEGSIFGIPNRTFSSSMGISLSNNFEAKVRDKDSTATEPKKVMLLNNLNLSTSYNFAGDSLQWSPLRVSGGTTLLKDKMNVNFGMVLDPYALDNNNRKVNTFNVDNGGSLFRLTSANLNISYSISSKEFDGSGGGDDEAAIEESLRSGGRADDLFGKPQDFADKRLTDDDKGKKEEEKAELYNYKIPWNLRLAYAVNYSNAARQNAISNNSLMFSGDVELSPRWSVGVSSGYDFVNKGFTQTQFRFERDLLSWRMNFSWVPFGPFNSWNFFIGIKSSLLKDLKYDKRRQRDQQL; translated from the coding sequence TTGGCAATTCAAAAACCGAGCCATACTTTAGCAAAAATACATTTAAAAGCATTGCATACAAAAAGCTTACACATACTTTTCTCTCTAAGTTTTACCATGTTTATTAACATGTTTTGCTTCGCTCAAGAATTACCCAAACCGAAAAAGCCAATCAAGCCAGAAACTGTAACTGATAGTACCGTTATAAATGTAGATTCGCTATTAACGAAACCACAAAATATAAAAGAAGTTGATAGTATCAAGAATGACACGCTTCCTAAAAAAAAAGAAACACTCGCTGGTATCGTCAATTATAAAGCGAAAGACTATGTGCGCTTAAATCAACGAAAAAATCGTACAACCCTATATAACGAGGCTGCTGTTGATTATACAGATATGAATATTAAAGCCGGTGTTATCGTTATTGATCACGGGAAAAATTTAGTTTATGCTGGTCGCTTAAAGGATTCGTTAGGGATTTATTCACAAGCACCAGTATTTACACAGGGTCCAAGTGTTATTGAACCAGATTCAATAATCTTTAATACCGTTACCAAAAAAGCTTTAGTATTTAATTCGAAAACTGAACAAAGCGGAGGAACCATTATCGCTGAAACCACGAAAATGGAAAATGACTCTACCCTTTTTATTAAAAATGGTCGTTTTACTACTTCTGAAAATTTAGATGATCCTGAGTATTATTTTTTAATGCGAACTGCAAAAGTAGTTCCTGGAGTTAAAGTTGTTACTGGGCTTACTAATTTATTTATCTATGATGTACCGACACCAATAGGTCTACCTTTTGCCTATTTCCCAATGACAAAAAAGCAAACTTCTGGTGTGATTATGCCAACACCAGGGCAAGATTTAGGTAATGACAGAGGGTACTTTTTACAAAATGGAGGGTATTATTTTGCGATAAGTGATTATTTGGATTTGGCCGTATTAGGAGATTACTATACCAATGGAAGTTATGGTTTGCGATTGGAAAGTAATTATGCGATGCGATATAGATTCAGAGGAAATGTAAGCTTTCGATATGAAAATTTAATTAATAGCGAGCGTGGTTTTCCCGACTTTAGAAAATCAACCATTTATAATATTCGTTGGTCTCACAGTCAAGATGGTAAGTCCAACCCAAATTCTAGATTTTCAGCATCGGTTAACTTAGGTAGTAGTCGATTCTTTCAGCAGTCTATCAATCAACTCAATTTATCTAACACGCAAAACAACACATTAGCTTCGTCTGTCTCCTATTCGAAAACATTTCAAGGTGAGCCTCAAGTGAATATGAATGTGACAGCAACACATTCGCAAAACACCAATACAGAACAAATTAATATGACCTTACCTACCTTTCAAGGTAGTGTAGGTAGAATGTTTCCATTTGCACCAAAAAGTGGTACAAAAAAAGGAATCATTCAAAATATCAACTTTCAATATAACGTCAGAGCAGAAAACAGAATACAAACTACTGATTCTTTATTTTTTAAATCTGAAATGTTTGATGACGCAAAGCTAGGCGCCGTACATTCGATTCCTGTCTCTACAAACTTCAAAGTCTTTAATTATTTCAGTATGAGTGCTAATGCTAGTTTTGAGGAGAACTGGACCTTTAATACAATTAGACGATTTTATGATGAAACGAATGAAGAAATAGTGACGCAGGATTTAAAACAGTTTGATCGTTTTTTTACCTATAATTTTAGCACAAGTATTGGGACAACTGTGTACGGAATGTTTGATTTTGAGAAAGAAGGAAAAGATCCAAAAATTAAAAAAATTAGACATGTCATGCGTCCGTCAATTAGCTATAATATAAATCCGGCTTTTGATGAATATTACGACACTTTTGAAATCGTCGATGCTGATGGAACGACTGCAGATGAAGTAAGACGAGAGCAGTATACACGTTTTGAAGGCTCCATTTTTGGAATCCCTAATCGTACCTTCTCAAGTTCTATGGGTATCTCTTTAAGCAATAATTTTGAAGCCAAAGTTAGAGATAAAGATAGTACTGCGACAGAACCTAAGAAAGTGATGCTTTTAAACAACTTAAATTTATCGACCTCTTATAATTTTGCTGGCGATTCGTTACAATGGAGTCCATTGCGAGTTTCTGGAGGTACGACCTTATTAAAAGACAAAATGAATGTCAATTTTGGGATGGTTCTAGATCCTTATGCCTTAGATAATAACAATAGGAAAGTTAATACATTCAATGTTGATAATGGCGGAAGTCTGTTTAGATTAACATCCGCTAACTTAAATATTAGTTATTCTATTTCAAGTAAAGAATTTGATGGTAGTGGCGGTGGAGATGATGAAGCTGCCATAGAAGAATCTCTGCGCAGTGGTGGTCGTGCCGATGATCTCTTTGGTAAGCCTCAAGATTTTGCTGACAAACGGCTAACTGATGATGATAAGGGCAAAAAGGAAGAAGAGAAAGCAGAATTATATAACTACAAAATTCCGTGGAACCTCAGATTAGCTTATGCGGTTAATTATAGTAACGCTGCGCGCCAAAACGCCATTTCAAATAATTCATTAATGTTTTCTGGAGATGTTGAATTATCACCACGATGGTCTGTTGGTGTGTCTTCGGGTTATGATTTTGTCAATAAAGGGTTTACACAAACTCAGTTTAGATTTGAACGTGATCTACTGAGTTGGCGAATGAATTTCTCTTGGGTACCTTTTGGCCCCTTTAATTCATGGAATTTCTTCATCGGAATTAAATCTAGCTTACTTAAAGATCTAAAATACGATAAACGTAGACAAAGAGATCAGCAATTATAA
- a CDS encoding N-acetylmuramoyl-L-alanine amidase: protein MKTTSYYIFVLVTFLFTSILTSAHAFQKDSDKFVVVLDAGHGGKDPGRPTKFGYKEKYIALQLVLAVGSELEKQKDIKIIYTRKTDKFLELHERAAIANKADADLFISIHCNAHDSQAYGTETYVLATRANNMNIEIAKRENEVIFLEANYEQHYEGFDPNSPESLISLSLLQEEYLDQSIRLARSIEDNFKDKIKRKSRGVKQAGFWVLHNTYMPSVLIETGFITNRKEGDYLNSKKGQKDITTAIINAVKDYKKELELNIGMDVYHTDEILETTDSPQIIKDVIFKVQIAASSKELAPKSYNFKGLNDISREKSGAIYKYFYGFTSDYSKIKELQVLAKSKGYKDCFVVAYKDGNKIDVSDALKSVSN, encoded by the coding sequence ATGAAAACGACTTCTTATTATATATTCGTATTGGTAACCTTCTTATTTACCAGTATTTTAACATCTGCTCATGCTTTTCAAAAAGATAGCGACAAGTTTGTTGTGGTTTTAGACGCTGGTCATGGTGGAAAAGACCCAGGTAGACCCACTAAATTTGGTTATAAAGAAAAATATATAGCGCTGCAACTTGTTTTAGCCGTTGGATCTGAATTAGAGAAGCAAAAAGACATAAAAATTATATACACAAGAAAAACAGATAAGTTTTTAGAGTTGCATGAACGTGCAGCAATAGCGAATAAAGCAGATGCAGATTTATTTATCTCGATTCATTGCAATGCGCATGATTCACAAGCATATGGTACAGAAACTTATGTGCTAGCTACGAGGGCTAATAATATGAATATTGAAATTGCCAAAAGAGAGAATGAAGTTATTTTCTTAGAGGCTAATTATGAACAGCATTATGAAGGTTTTGATCCAAATTCACCCGAATCACTTATTTCATTGAGTTTATTACAGGAAGAGTACCTTGATCAAAGTATTAGGTTAGCACGTAGTATTGAGGATAATTTCAAGGATAAAATTAAACGCAAAAGTAGAGGTGTAAAGCAAGCAGGTTTTTGGGTGCTGCACAATACGTATATGCCTAGTGTATTGATAGAAACAGGTTTTATAACGAATAGAAAAGAAGGTGACTATTTGAATTCAAAAAAAGGTCAAAAAGATATTACAACCGCTATTATTAATGCTGTAAAGGACTATAAAAAAGAATTAGAATTAAATATTGGTATGGATGTTTATCATACAGATGAAATTTTAGAAACCACAGATAGTCCACAGATAATAAAAGATGTAATTTTTAAAGTCCAAATTGCCGCTAGTTCAAAGGAACTGGCTCCAAAATCATACAACTTTAAAGGGCTTAATGATATTTCAAGAGAAAAATCTGGTGCTATTTATAAGTATTTTTATGGCTTTACTTCAGATTATAGTAAGATTAAAGAACTACAAGTACTAGCAAAATCTAAAGGCTACAAAGACTGTTTTGTCGTCGCTTATAAAGATGGTAATAAAATAGATGTTTCCGATGCATTGAAATCCGTATCTAATTAG
- a CDS encoding MlaD family protein, which yields MKISREVKTAVLVLSGIILLIFLFNYLKGESLFDSPNTYYTEFDYNALSQSSPVTIKGNAVGKIKDIVYDYETGKTRIAFTVNEQLKFSKQSRIRLYETGLMGGNALAIILSDEGEQAKSGDFLMSEVEEGLVSSLSKNFSGVGDDLGSTLKTADTLLVNLNNLVTDQSEDGLKNAIKELNSTMKTFKSVAISISAFVKNNDDKLASVLNNVDSITKDLSGITKDLKDVKLSETIAELDKTLASVNAVMTSVNNGEGSIGKLLKDEGLYDNLEAASKEMEELIRDIKLHPARYRRILSKKEIPYTPPKEEDRNN from the coding sequence TTGAAAATCTCAAGAGAAGTAAAGACAGCAGTACTCGTACTCTCGGGTATTATATTATTGATATTTTTATTCAATTACCTCAAGGGTGAAAGTCTTTTCGATTCGCCAAATACGTACTATACTGAATTTGATTATAATGCACTAAGTCAGTCGTCTCCAGTAACCATAAAAGGGAATGCTGTTGGCAAGATCAAAGACATCGTTTATGATTATGAAACTGGTAAAACAAGGATAGCATTTACGGTAAATGAGCAATTAAAATTCTCGAAACAAAGTAGAATTAGACTGTATGAGACCGGATTAATGGGAGGTAATGCTTTAGCAATAATTTTAAGTGATGAAGGTGAGCAAGCAAAATCTGGAGATTTCTTAATGTCTGAAGTCGAAGAGGGGTTGGTATCCAGTTTAAGTAAAAATTTCTCAGGAGTTGGCGATGATTTAGGATCGACTTTAAAAACAGCCGACACACTTTTAGTCAATTTAAACAACCTTGTTACTGACCAATCTGAAGATGGATTAAAGAATGCCATCAAAGAACTTAATTCAACAATGAAAACTTTTAAATCAGTTGCAATTTCTATAAGTGCATTTGTAAAAAATAATGACGACAAATTGGCATCAGTATTAAATAATGTCGATTCTATCACCAAAGATTTATCAGGTATCACCAAGGATCTTAAAGACGTTAAACTTTCGGAAACCATAGCCGAACTTGATAAAACACTGGCTTCGGTGAATGCTGTAATGACAAGCGTAAACAATGGAGAAGGGTCAATTGGTAAACTTTTAAAAGACGAAGGTTTATATGATAATTTAGAAGCAGCATCCAAGGAAATGGAAGAATTAATTAGAGATATTAAGTTACATCCTGCACGTTACAGACGTATTCTGTCTAAAAAGGAAATACCGTATACACCACCAAAAGAAGAAGACCGAAATAATTAA
- a CDS encoding 4Fe-4S dicluster domain-containing protein, with translation MEYVPQIAFAIALIIGIGYFARNVKKLMRNINLGHDVDVSDNKSQRWKNMTMIALGQSKMVKRPIAGFLHVIVYIGFVIINIEVLEIIIDGLTGKHRIFSSIGPIYNVLIGSFEILAFLVLVAVVIFWLRRNVIKLKRFLSAEMKGWPKNDGNIILYFEVVLMSLFLTMNATDLQLQLNGAEGYTLAGSFPISQYLLPLFDGLSNATLIIIERTAWWLHILGILTFLNYLYFSKHLHILLAFPNTYFGNLKLKGQFNNLEAVTNEVKMMMDPNVDPFAAPPEGTENAVPAKFGASDVQDLNWVNLMNAYSCTECGRCTSECPANQTGKKLSPRKIMMDTRDRLEEVGKNMDANNGEFKEDGKQLLGDYISNEELWACTSCNACVEACPISIDPLNIIMQMRQYLVMEQSAAPMELNTMMTNIENNGAPWPYNQMDRLNWKNE, from the coding sequence ATGGAATATGTACCACAAATAGCATTTGCAATAGCTTTAATTATTGGTATTGGTTACTTTGCTAGGAATGTTAAAAAACTAATGCGAAATATCAACTTAGGTCACGATGTGGATGTAAGTGATAATAAATCGCAACGTTGGAAGAATATGACTATGATTGCTTTGGGTCAAAGTAAAATGGTGAAACGTCCTATAGCAGGATTTCTACACGTTATTGTCTATATAGGTTTTGTTATTATTAATATTGAAGTGCTTGAAATCATTATTGACGGACTCACAGGAAAGCATCGGATTTTTTCATCAATAGGACCTATTTATAATGTGCTCATTGGGTCTTTCGAAATCTTAGCTTTTTTAGTTTTAGTCGCTGTAGTTATTTTTTGGTTACGCCGAAATGTGATTAAACTAAAACGCTTTTTAAGCGCAGAAATGAAAGGCTGGCCAAAAAACGATGGTAATATCATACTCTATTTTGAGGTCGTATTAATGTCGCTCTTTTTGACTATGAATGCAACAGATCTTCAATTACAACTCAATGGTGCAGAAGGTTATACCCTCGCTGGTTCATTTCCAATAAGTCAGTATTTATTACCGTTATTTGACGGACTCTCAAATGCAACCCTCATTATTATTGAGCGCACTGCTTGGTGGTTGCACATTTTAGGAATATTAACCTTCTTAAACTACTTATATTTCTCAAAACATCTGCATATATTATTAGCCTTTCCAAACACATACTTCGGTAATTTAAAGTTAAAAGGTCAATTTAATAATCTTGAAGCCGTTACCAATGAGGTGAAAATGATGATGGATCCTAATGTTGATCCTTTCGCTGCTCCTCCTGAAGGCACAGAAAATGCTGTGCCAGCTAAATTCGGAGCGAGTGATGTACAAGACCTGAATTGGGTGAATTTAATGAATGCTTATTCCTGTACTGAGTGTGGTAGATGCACGAGCGAATGTCCGGCAAATCAAACAGGAAAAAAATTGTCGCCAAGAAAAATCATGATGGACACACGAGACCGTTTGGAGGAAGTTGGCAAAAACATGGATGCCAATAACGGTGAGTTTAAAGAGGATGGCAAACAGTTATTAGGGGATTATATCTCTAATGAAGAACTTTGGGCATGCACCAGCTGTAATGCCTGTGTAGAGGCTTGTCCTATAAGTATTGATCCTTTGAATATTATCATGCAAATGCGACAGTATTTGGTAATGGAGCAAAGTGCTGCGCCAATGGAACTCAATACTATGATGACCAATATAGAAAATAATGGAGCACCTTGGCCGTACAATCAAATGGATCGTTTAAACTGGAAAAACGAGTAA
- a CDS encoding (Fe-S)-binding protein yields MSELLKVPTMAEFMAAGKQPEVLFWVGCAGSFDDRAKKITKAFVKLLNKANVEFAVLGTEESCTGDPAKRAGNEFLFQMQAVTNIEVMNAYEIKKIVTACPHCFNTIKNEYPGLGGNYEVMHHTQFLKSLLNEGRLTIEGGQYKGKRITFHDPCYLGRANNVYEAPRELIRKLDAELVEMKSCKSRGLCCGAGGAQMFKDAEPGNKEVNIERTEQALETKPEIIAAGCPFCNTMMTDGVKNKEKEGDIAVMDIAELIANAQDL; encoded by the coding sequence ATGAGCGAATTACTCAAAGTGCCAACTATGGCAGAATTTATGGCAGCAGGAAAACAACCCGAAGTATTGTTTTGGGTAGGGTGTGCTGGAAGCTTTGACGATAGGGCAAAAAAAATAACAAAGGCATTTGTGAAACTTTTGAATAAAGCCAATGTAGAGTTTGCTGTTTTAGGAACTGAAGAAAGCTGTACTGGTGACCCAGCAAAACGCGCTGGAAATGAGTTTTTATTTCAAATGCAGGCTGTGACCAATATCGAAGTGATGAATGCTTATGAAATTAAGAAAATCGTTACTGCATGTCCGCACTGCTTTAATACCATTAAAAATGAATATCCAGGATTAGGTGGCAATTACGAAGTGATGCACCATACACAATTCTTAAAATCATTGCTTAACGAAGGCCGTTTAACTATTGAGGGCGGACAGTATAAAGGTAAACGTATTACGTTTCATGACCCGTGCTATTTAGGCCGTGCTAATAACGTCTATGAAGCACCAAGAGAGCTTATTAGAAAATTGGATGCAGAACTTGTAGAAATGAAAAGCTGCAAGTCTCGCGGACTCTGTTGTGGTGCCGGAGGTGCTCAAATGTTTAAAGATGCCGAACCTGGTAATAAAGAAGTAAATATCGAACGTACAGAGCAAGCTCTAGAGACAAAACCAGAAATTATTGCGGCTGGTTGTCCGTTTTGCAATACCATGATGACCGATGGTGTCAAGAATAAAGAAAAGGAAGGTGATATTGCTGTCATGGATATTGCTGAGTTGATTGCCAACGCCCAAGATCTATAA
- a CDS encoding PH domain-containing protein, with translation MFLNTQVDIDNLPGIEEIRLKSISKKYLKIIIINRISLFLVLFVVLLIMTWFMDDKTPQNLLLYGFVILTVFLILNLTIGLLAFKKRKYAIRDHDVVYAKGLIINSLTTVPISRIQHIEENRSWLARQFGLATLKIFTAGESGSDLSIHGLPKDDAKKIHDYISTKVNGSI, from the coding sequence ATGTTCTTAAATACCCAAGTAGATATTGATAATTTGCCAGGAATTGAAGAGATACGGCTTAAATCCATATCTAAAAAGTATCTCAAAATTATCATCATAAATAGAATCTCATTGTTTTTAGTTCTTTTTGTAGTGCTTTTGATCATGACATGGTTTATGGATGATAAAACCCCTCAAAATTTACTTCTTTATGGCTTTGTCATCTTAACAGTTTTTTTAATTCTCAACCTAACTATTGGACTTTTAGCATTTAAGAAGCGTAAATACGCTATTAGAGATCACGACGTGGTTTATGCTAAAGGCTTAATTATTAATTCGCTCACGACTGTGCCGATCTCACGTATTCAGCATATTGAAGAAAATCGAAGTTGGTTAGCACGACAATTTGGTTTGGCAACGCTTAAGATCTTTACGGCTGGAGAATCTGGCAGTGATTTGAGCATCCACGGACTACCAAAAGATGATGCTAAAAAAATTCATGATTACATAAGCACAAAGGTGAATGGAAGTATCTGA
- a CDS encoding PH domain-containing protein translates to MEVSDFSQPMRQSSKGIIIIFGFNAFKFFKRFFVIFIAFGLSLTKKKSFANLSPNTILLIIVGIIIILFVVAVLKYLNFKFYLNDDDFHLSRGIMNKDKTVIPKSKIQNVYIKQNLLQQIINVVSVNIETAGDDKSEIEISALDKPTALRLKKQLFNKVDTTSSNQIEYIEQTTVFFKASMKRLLLEGLSQNHLKSFAIIMSFVFGLYYEFKDYLKDLNLQERIENSVHFDSDTLLSILIANLIIIVIVIFISSLFSVVKTLIVNFGLEVIEHQKTIEINKGLLNKVSLSLTPSRIQNLVITTNRLKQYLGLHTVSVKQAMVNNKQKKSFVIVALEKIQLYHLLDKLLKQYNHALQKNKPEPYYNRISAIEMFLFILVINIPAYVIFGNEKWWINLILFPIAALYIYISFKKAYFTLDDHFVTIGSGVIDTTTNILEIHKIQSVEIKQSIFQKRRNIASVIISTASKDVKIPYIKEELAIQIHNFLLFKVESQQKDWM, encoded by the coding sequence ATGGAAGTATCTGATTTTTCTCAGCCTATGCGTCAATCCTCAAAAGGGATTATTATTATTTTCGGATTTAATGCCTTTAAGTTTTTTAAGCGCTTTTTTGTCATTTTTATTGCCTTTGGTTTGTCGTTAACCAAAAAGAAATCTTTTGCAAACCTCAGCCCGAACACCATTCTTTTAATTATTGTTGGTATCATTATTATCTTGTTTGTGGTTGCAGTATTAAAATATCTCAATTTCAAGTTCTATTTAAATGATGACGATTTTCATCTGTCTAGAGGGATAATGAATAAAGACAAAACCGTAATCCCAAAATCAAAGATTCAAAACGTTTATATCAAGCAAAATCTACTGCAGCAAATCATCAATGTTGTTTCTGTCAATATTGAAACTGCTGGTGATGATAAGTCAGAAATCGAAATTAGCGCCCTAGATAAACCAACAGCACTGCGGCTTAAAAAACAACTTTTTAATAAAGTGGATACGACGAGTAGTAATCAGATAGAATATATTGAGCAAACAACAGTATTTTTTAAAGCTTCTATGAAACGTTTGTTATTAGAAGGTTTATCTCAAAATCATCTCAAGAGTTTTGCTATAATTATGTCTTTTGTATTCGGTTTATATTACGAGTTCAAGGATTATCTCAAAGATTTAAACCTGCAAGAACGTATTGAGAATTCTGTTCATTTTGATAGCGACACATTACTGAGTATCCTCATAGCTAATCTTATTATTATTGTTATCGTCATTTTTATCTCATCGCTGTTTTCGGTAGTAAAAACCTTAATAGTTAATTTTGGGTTAGAAGTTATTGAACATCAAAAAACCATAGAGATTAATAAAGGGCTTCTTAACAAAGTATCTTTAAGTTTAACACCTAGCCGTATCCAAAACCTTGTGATTACTACTAATAGATTAAAACAATATCTCGGTTTACATACGGTTTCTGTAAAACAGGCTATGGTAAATAACAAACAAAAAAAGAGTTTTGTTATTGTGGCTTTAGAGAAGATCCAGTTATACCATTTATTAGACAAGCTTCTAAAACAATATAACCACGCATTGCAGAAAAATAAGCCAGAACCTTACTATAATCGTATTTCTGCTATTGAAATGTTCCTATTTATTTTAGTCATTAATATTCCAGCTTATGTCATCTTCGGAAATGAGAAATGGTGGATTAATCTTATTCTTTTTCCAATAGCTGCGTTATACATTTATATTAGCTTTAAAAAGGCCTATTTTACCTTAGATGATCACTTTGTGACGATAGGAAGTGGTGTTATCGATACAACGACAAATATTTTAGAAATTCATAAAATACAATCAGTTGAAATAAAACAATCTATTTTTCAGAAACGTCGAAACATCGCTTCAGTCATTATTTCGACGGCATCCAAGGATGTAAAGATTCCTTACATCAAGGAAGAACTGGCAATTCAGATTCATAATTTCTTGCTATTTAAGGTAGAATCTCAGCAGAAAGATTGGATGTAA